From the Selenomonas timonae genome, one window contains:
- the hypE gene encoding hydrogenase expression/formation protein HypE, with amino-acid sequence MEHEVITLAHGAGGQMSHALMEEVVLPELGNTILDTLHDGAVLPLAGRAAFTTDSYVVQPHFFPGGSIGRLAVCGTVNDLAMTGAVPRWLSLAVILEEGFPIETLRRIVRDIRAAADEAGVLLVTGDTKVVPRGCGDGIYINTAGVGEMIEGVDIAPVNIKPGMDIIVSGTLGDHAATVMAARHNLTLPPEIMSDSAPLCHMTAAMLAAAPSIAVLRDPTRGGVAASLNELAGAAGVGVLLEEGAIPVHPAVQGVCDLLGFDPLTLANEGKLLAFVPPEDTARVLDVMHADPHGRAACVIGHTTAEAPGEVGLRTALGGIRIVDLPLGELVPRIC; translated from the coding sequence ATGGAGCATGAGGTCATTACGCTCGCACATGGGGCGGGCGGACAGATGAGTCACGCGCTGATGGAGGAGGTTGTGCTGCCGGAGCTCGGCAATACGATTCTCGATACGCTGCATGACGGCGCTGTCCTGCCGCTCGCGGGACGCGCGGCGTTTACGACGGACTCCTATGTCGTGCAGCCGCATTTCTTCCCGGGCGGGAGCATCGGGCGGCTCGCCGTCTGCGGGACGGTCAACGACCTCGCGATGACGGGCGCAGTACCGCGCTGGCTCTCGCTCGCCGTCATCCTCGAGGAGGGCTTCCCCATCGAGACCCTACGCCGCATCGTGCGCGATATTCGCGCGGCGGCAGATGAGGCGGGCGTCCTCCTCGTGACGGGCGATACAAAGGTCGTGCCGCGCGGCTGCGGGGACGGCATCTATATCAATACGGCGGGTGTTGGCGAGATGATTGAGGGCGTGGACATTGCCCCCGTGAATATCAAACCGGGCATGGACATCATCGTCTCTGGCACGCTCGGCGATCATGCGGCAACGGTCATGGCGGCGCGGCACAATCTCACGCTTCCGCCCGAGATCATGAGCGACAGCGCACCGCTCTGCCACATGACGGCGGCGATGCTCGCGGCGGCACCCTCCATTGCTGTCCTGCGCGATCCGACGCGCGGCGGCGTTGCGGCGTCGCTGAACGAACTTGCAGGAGCGGCGGGCGTCGGCGTTCTCCTCGAGGAGGGCGCGATCCCCGTGCATCCCGCCGTGCAGGGTGTCTGCGATCTCCTCGGATTCGACCCGCTCACGCTTGCAAACGAGGGCAAGCTCCTCGCCTTCGTCCCGCCCGAGGACACGGCACGCGTGCTGGATGTCATGCACGCCGACCCGCATGGGCGTGCGGCGTGCGTCATCGGGCACACAACGGCGGAGGCACCGGGCGAAGTGGGGCTGCGCACCGCTCTCGGCGGCATCCGCATCGTCGATCTGCCCCTCGGGGAGCTTGTGCCAAGGATTTGCTGA
- a CDS encoding LysR family transcriptional regulator, translating into MTLVQMRYFYEVCQWQNITKAAEHLHVSQPTVTVAMQALEAETGLNLFHREGRKITVTTDGAKLLGKVSYILTEVSRLDDEIRNMAHRHAKVRIAMPLQLGVVFLPHILGDFRRDHPEIDLEIIETGGVSALQMVEEEKLDFALTNYTVDFSARLSYAKLFDCECTFVTRPDHPFAERHSLSITDLRDEPLIMLDSNFFVDRLVQDAYGRMGEKPNVIHYSPYLHTVKNLVHAGIGSTFLARPSVLPTDNFVQIPLIDPIFINSGLVTKKGRQTFDDVRLVMNYLRGLTKELLGGGKKGR; encoded by the coding sequence ATGACGTTGGTACAAATGCGGTATTTCTATGAGGTCTGCCAATGGCAGAACATCACGAAGGCGGCAGAGCATCTGCACGTCTCGCAGCCAACCGTCACGGTCGCCATGCAGGCGCTCGAGGCGGAGACGGGGCTGAACCTCTTCCACCGCGAGGGGCGCAAGATCACCGTCACAACCGACGGCGCAAAGCTGCTCGGCAAGGTCTCCTACATCCTCACGGAGGTCTCGCGCCTCGACGATGAGATCCGCAATATGGCACACCGCCACGCAAAGGTACGGATTGCGATGCCCCTGCAGCTCGGCGTCGTCTTCCTGCCGCACATCCTCGGCGACTTCCGCCGCGATCATCCCGAGATCGACCTCGAGATCATCGAGACGGGCGGCGTGAGCGCCCTGCAGATGGTCGAGGAGGAAAAACTCGACTTTGCGCTGACGAACTACACCGTCGATTTCAGCGCGCGCCTCTCCTATGCAAAGCTCTTCGACTGCGAGTGCACCTTTGTCACGCGGCCCGACCATCCGTTTGCGGAGCGGCATTCACTCAGTATTACAGACCTGCGGGACGAGCCGCTCATCATGCTCGACAGCAACTTCTTCGTTGACCGCCTCGTGCAGGACGCATACGGGCGCATGGGCGAGAAGCCGAATGTCATCCACTACTCGCCCTATCTGCACACGGTCAAGAACCTTGTGCACGCGGGCATCGGCTCGACCTTCCTCGCACGCCCGTCCGTGCTTCCGACGGACAACTTCGTCCAGATCCCGCTCATCGACCCGATCTTCATCAACAGCGGGCTCGTCACGAAGAAGGGACGCCAGACCTTCGACGACGTGCGCCTCGTCATGAACTACCTGCGCGGCCTGACAAAGGAGCTGCTGGGCGGCGGGAAGAAGGGACGCTGA
- a CDS encoding AbrB/MazE/SpoVT family DNA-binding domain-containing protein → MNLAKVSARGQITVPLEIRRMLKLKSGDKILFFQTHGGEIVVSNASTAAIQRAQEAFAGAAEDMGVHSEDEVQALVDELRCGVRYADTD, encoded by the coding sequence ATGAATTTGGCGAAAGTTTCCGCGCGCGGTCAGATTACGGTTCCCCTCGAAATCCGGCGTATGCTCAAGCTAAAATCCGGTGATAAGATCCTCTTTTTTCAAACACATGGCGGCGAAATCGTTGTGAGCAACGCCTCGACAGCGGCAATCCAGCGGGCACAGGAAGCGTTTGCCGGTGCGGCCGAGGATATGGGCGTACATAGTGAGGATGAGGTGCAGGCGCTTGTCGATGAACTGCGCTGCGGTGTACGCTATGCGGATACTGATTGA
- a CDS encoding putative toxin-antitoxin system toxin component, PIN family has product MRILIDTNVLFSALLFPRSKPALALIHAVEHHHVVLCERNVSELREILQRKAVRYLAAAEELLATMAYELIPEEERTSERIRDAKDQPILNAAIASNVDVILTGDKDFLSLAIVRPTCMTAADFLMHEGIEA; this is encoded by the coding sequence ATGCGGATACTGATTGATACGAATGTCCTGTTCTCGGCGCTCCTCTTCCCGCGCTCCAAGCCTGCGCTCGCACTGATTCATGCTGTGGAACATCATCATGTTGTCTTGTGCGAACGCAATGTGAGTGAGTTGCGTGAGATTTTGCAGCGTAAGGCTGTGAGGTATTTGGCGGCCGCGGAGGAGCTTCTTGCTACGATGGCATATGAATTGATTCCCGAGGAGGAACGCACATCTGAGCGCATTCGGGACGCGAAGGATCAGCCGATTCTCAATGCCGCAATCGCATCGAATGTGGATGTGATTCTTACGGGTGATAAGGACTTTCTCAGCCTTGCGATCGTGCGTCCCACCTGTATGACGGCGGCTGACTTCCTCATGCACGAGGGGATTGAAGCGTAG